From Cellulophaga lytica DSM 7489, a single genomic window includes:
- a CDS encoding type IV toxin-antitoxin system AbiEi family antitoxin domain-containing protein has protein sequence MQLSEFIKERLSLEKYSFSTEELYTAIEKDKKYVKSDLSYLTKKGDIISLRKGFYLIIPPRYSKQAKLPIELYSDNLFKSIDRPYYIGLYSAAKFHGASHQQIQRDYIITSTPTLLDIDKGAINLRFFTISKWPRKNITTKKSDAGYFKISDSVLTAVDLIYHQTKLGGINRMLSVLEELIEEIQVSDLRDLLKWYPHKSALQRFGFLLEELQADEKLTSILFEYIDSNKFYPVLLSPKSNQKPGAVDNKWKVDVNIKLESDL, from the coding sequence TTGCAGTTATCTGAATTTATAAAAGAACGGCTTTCATTAGAGAAATACTCTTTCTCTACAGAAGAACTTTATACCGCTATTGAAAAAGATAAAAAATATGTTAAATCTGATTTATCGTATTTAACGAAAAAAGGGGATATAATCTCTTTAAGAAAAGGTTTTTATTTAATTATTCCGCCAAGGTATTCAAAGCAAGCAAAATTACCGATTGAATTATATAGTGATAATTTATTTAAAAGTATAGACAGGCCTTATTACATAGGGTTGTATTCTGCAGCTAAATTCCATGGGGCAAGTCATCAGCAAATTCAACGTGACTATATCATTACATCCACACCAACTTTATTAGATATTGATAAAGGAGCTATTAATTTACGTTTTTTTACAATTTCAAAATGGCCAAGGAAAAATATAACCACTAAAAAATCAGATGCAGGGTATTTCAAAATATCTGACTCAGTTCTTACAGCAGTAGATTTAATTTACCATCAAACAAAACTTGGGGGCATTAATAGGATGTTGTCTGTATTAGAGGAGCTAATAGAAGAAATTCAAGTTTCTGATTTAAGAGATTTGCTTAAATGGTATCCACATAAAAGTGCTTTGCAAAGGTTTGGCTTTTTATTAGAAGAACTTCAAGCAGATGAAAAATTAACAAGCATTCTTTTTGAGTATATAGATTCTAATAAATTTTATCCTGTATTACTAAGCCCAAAATCAAACCAGAAACCTGGAGCAGTAGACAATAAATGGAAAGTTGATGTTAATATTAAACTAGAAAGTGATTTATGA
- a CDS encoding AraC family transcriptional regulator, producing the protein MKVLPFKIPKPDNNSLIYQEDIELVFYDKLHQHDEIQISFIEKGSGSLLVGDRISSYSENDLFVIGSNLPHAFKSDKNAVIHSKMLSLFFTASSFGDSFFELNELAEINHFLSKTLQGLEVKTHKNDIKKNFIKLKDASKFERFILFLEILKKISNAKSAPLSTFIYNKKYTDIEGKRMRNVFDFTFENAYQNITLDDVANVANMTKNAFCKYFKKRTNKTFISFLIELRIENACKLLIADKDLSINEIAFKSGFNNISNFNRQFKIIKHMTPNSFRKTNL; encoded by the coding sequence ATGAAAGTTTTACCATTTAAAATTCCTAAACCAGATAATAACTCCTTAATTTATCAAGAAGATATTGAATTGGTGTTTTATGATAAATTGCACCAACATGATGAAATTCAAATAAGTTTTATCGAAAAAGGTAGTGGTTCTTTATTGGTTGGTGATCGTATTTCTAGCTATTCTGAAAATGATCTTTTTGTTATTGGAAGCAATTTACCTCATGCTTTTAAAAGTGATAAAAACGCAGTAATTCACTCTAAAATGTTGAGTCTGTTTTTTACAGCATCTTCTTTTGGAGATTCTTTTTTTGAATTGAATGAACTAGCTGAAATAAATCATTTCTTATCTAAAACTTTACAAGGTTTAGAGGTTAAAACACATAAAAACGATATTAAAAAAAACTTTATAAAACTAAAAGATGCTTCTAAATTTGAACGTTTTATTTTATTTTTAGAAATACTAAAAAAAATTTCTAATGCAAAATCAGCTCCTCTTTCAACGTTTATTTACAATAAAAAATACACTGATATTGAAGGAAAAAGAATGCGTAATGTATTTGATTTCACATTTGAAAACGCGTATCAAAATATAACTTTGGATGATGTTGCAAACGTTGCTAATATGACAAAAAATGCCTTTTGTAAATATTTTAAAAAACGAACAAATAAAACGTTTATTAGTTTTTTAATTGAATTACGGATTGAAAATGCTTGTAAATTATTAATAGCTGACAAGGATTTATCTATTAATGAAATTGCTTTTAAATCCGGATTTAATAACATTTCTAACTTTAATAGACAATTTAAGATTATAAAACATATGACTCCCAATTCATTTAGGAAGACTAACCTTTAA
- a CDS encoding nucleotidyl transferase AbiEii/AbiGii toxin family protein, with the protein MARTSTLEIIFSDDFLRENLAFRGGTALHKLYLNPAPRYSEDIDLVQIKEGPIKPIMKRIGEVVTFFEEPRNTKIGGHGAKAMYRFNSEYENIRLRLKLEINCKEHFNVLDWVDFPFEVKSEWFVGSCKIRTYSINELLGTKLRALYQRSKGRDLFDLDYSRLNIKLDIEQIIKCFKEYTIFSTGNKPPSQKEFLLNIEEKENDSNFTGDMEALLRPEIEYNQEAAFEWLKNELINKI; encoded by the coding sequence ATGGCAAGAACAAGCACCTTGGAAATCATTTTCTCAGATGATTTTTTAAGAGAAAATCTTGCCTTTAGGGGAGGTACGGCTTTACATAAATTATACCTAAATCCCGCACCAAGATATTCTGAGGATATCGATTTAGTACAAATTAAAGAAGGGCCAATAAAACCAATTATGAAAAGAATAGGGGAGGTAGTAACCTTTTTTGAAGAACCTAGAAATACAAAAATTGGAGGTCATGGAGCTAAAGCGATGTATCGTTTTAATTCGGAGTATGAGAATATTCGATTACGCCTTAAACTAGAAATTAACTGTAAAGAGCATTTTAACGTCTTAGACTGGGTTGATTTTCCTTTTGAAGTAAAAAGCGAATGGTTTGTGGGAAGTTGCAAAATTAGAACTTATAGCATAAATGAATTACTAGGCACTAAATTAAGAGCTTTATATCAACGAAGCAAAGGACGAGATTTATTCGATTTAGATTATTCTAGACTCAATATAAAATTAGATATAGAACAAATTATAAAATGTTTTAAGGAGTACACTATTTTTTCAACAGGAAATAAACCACCGAGTCAAAAAGAATTTTTGTTAAACATAGAAGAAAAAGAGAATGATTCCAATTTCACTGGAGATATGGAAGCTTTATTACGACCTGAAATAGAATATAATCAAGAGGCTGCTTTTGAATGGTTAAAGAACGAATTAATAAATAAGATATAA